A window of the Cucurbita pepo subsp. pepo cultivar mu-cu-16 chromosome LG01, ASM280686v2, whole genome shotgun sequence genome harbors these coding sequences:
- the LOC111808117 gene encoding uncharacterized protein LOC111808117 — MSSLRPTIWGLVVCSLALGFAANLGRALTLPFRANDVLPVLPRQISWPVLNNLHTAVDLLPSYVGSVTPSNGTIEWQGACFFTNEARIDFTEGDRGLGGGLLRLKTSAAHSWTCMDLYVFATPYRITWDYYFSAREHTLKFESWEEPAELEYVKQHGISVFLMPSGMLGTLLSLVDVLPLFSNTIWGQNANLAFLKKHMGATFEKRSQPWQATINPDDVHSGDFLAVSKLRGRWGGFETLEKWVTGSFAGHTAVCLKDEQGNLWVGESGHENEKGEEIIVVIPWDEWWELALKDNSNPQIALLPLHPEIRAKFNSTAAWEYARSMSGKPYGYHNMIFSWIDTVTDNFPPPLDAHLVISVMSMWTRLQPAYAANMWNEALNKRLGTEDLDLHDILVETEKRGIPFDVLLTIPEQDEWVYSDGKSTTCVAFILAMYKEAGIFGPVSSSIQVTEFTIRDAYMLRIFEDNHTRLPTWCNNESDKLPFCQILGEYKMELPQYNTLEPYANMNENCPSLPPTYDRPIRC; from the exons ATGTCTTCTTTACGACCAACAATATGGGGATTGGTTGTTTGCTCTTTAGCGTTAGGTTTCGCTGCGAATTTGGGTCGGGCTTTGACGTTGCCGTTCAGGGCCAACGATGTGCTTCCGGTTCTTCCACGACAGATATCGTGGCCGGTTCTTAATAATCTCCACACCGCTGTGGATTTGTTGCCGTCTTATGTTGGGTCAGTGACTCCCAGTAATGGAACGATCGAGTGGCAAGGAGCTTGTTTCTTCACTAACGAAGCTCGGATTGATTTTACTGAAGGCGATAGAGGCTTGGGAGGTGGCCTTCTACGTCTCAAG ACATCTGCAGCACACAGCTGGACCTGTATGGATCTATATGTTTTTGCAACACCCTACAGGATTACTTGGGATTACTATTTCTCTGCACGGGAGCACACATTGAAGTTTGAATCATGGGAAGAACCTGCTGAGTTGGAATAT GTTAAGCAACATGGGATTTCAGTTTTTCTTATGCCGTCTGGGATGTTAGGAACTCTACTCTCTTTGGTTGATGTGTTACCTCTGTTTTCCAACACCATATGGGGCCAAAATGCGAATTTAGCTTTCCTTAAGAAGCACATGGGTGCGACATTTGAAAAACGATCCCAGCCTTGGCAAGCAACTATCAATCCAGACGATGTTCATTCTGGTGATTTCTTAGCAGTGTCCAAGTTACGGGGACGGTGGGGAGGGTTTGAGACATTAGAAAAGTGGGTAACGGGTTCTTTTGCTGGTCATACAGCAGTTTGCTTGAAGGATGAACAGGGTAATCTTTGGGTTGGTGAATCAGGACACGAGAATGAGAAG GGTGAAGAAATAATTGTGGTGATTCCATGGGATGAATGGTGGGAGTTGGCACTCAAGGACAACTCAAATCCACAAATAGCCTTGCTTCCTTTGCATCCAGAGATACGTGCAAAATTCAACTCTACGGCAGCGTGGGAATATGCTCGAAGCATGTCTGGAAAGCCATATGGTTATCACAACATGATTTTTAGCTGGATTGATACTGTAACAGACAACTTTCCTCCTCCTCTTGATGCTCACTTG GTTATTTCTGTCATGTCGATGTGGACAAGGTTGCAGCCAGCATATGCTGCAAATATGTGGAATGAGGCTCTGAACAAGCGGCTAGGAACTGAG GATTTGGACTTGCACGACATTCTAGTCGAGACTGAAAAGCGAGGAATTCCTTTTGACGTACTGCTTACTATTCCAGAACAAGATGAATGGGTCTACAGTGATGGGAAATCGACAACATGTGTTGCCTTTATCCTTGCAATGTACAAGGAGGCTGGAATATTTGGTCCTGTATCCAGCTCCATTCAAGTAACAGAGTTCACT ATTCGGGATGCATATATGCTGAGGATTTTCGAGGACAACCATACACGCCTGCCCACTTGGTGCAACAATGAAAGTGATAAGCTTCCTTTCTGCCAGATTCTTGGTGAGTATAAAATGGAACTGCCTCAGTACAATACCTTAGAACCTTATGCCAATATGAACGAAAATTGCCCCTCCCTACCCCCAACCTACGATCGACCCATTCGATGTTAA
- the LOC111794220 gene encoding two-component response regulator ARR5 translates to MARTPVFSRRRRSDQIDGLDRFPISDSEVHVLAVDDSLVDRTVIERLLRLTACRVTAVDSGIRALQYLGWQDEPNSQVGFDGLKVDMIITDYCMPGMSGYELLKKIKESSTLREIPVVIMSSENVVARIDRCLEEGAEDFIVKPVKLSDVKRLREYMVGDEKIGSETSGNNKRKLREPCDEASSSPSILSPAPSSDSSPSPSDSVQSITPSSSEPSSPTSTPQSDDSK, encoded by the exons ATGGCTAGAACCCCTGTTTTCTCCCGCCGGCGAAGGTCCGATCAAATCGACGGTTTAGATCGCTTCCCCATCTCTGATTCCGAGGTCCATGTTCTTGCCGTTGATGACAGCCTCGTCGACCGTACAGTAATTGAGCGTCTCCTCCGCCTCACCGCTTGCCGAG TTACTGCAGTGGATAGTGGAATTAGAGCTCTACAATATCTCGGATGGCAAGATGAACCTAATTCCCAAGTTGGTTTTGAT GGGTTGAAGGTTGATATGATTATCACCGATTACTGCATGCCCGGAATGTCAGGCTATGAATTGTTGAAGAAAATCAAGGAATCTTCAACTCTGAGAGAGATTCCGGTGGTGATTATGTCGTCGGAAAACGTGGTGGCGAGGATAGACAGGTGTTTGGAGGAAGGGGCAGAGGATTTCATAGTGAAGCCGGTGAAATTATCAGATGTGAAGCGGCTCCGGGAATATATGGTGGGGGACGAAAAGATTGGAAGTGAAACAAGTGGGAACAACAAAAGGAAGCTACGAGAACCGTGTGATGAAGCCTCATCATCACCGTCCATTTTATCACCCGCACCATCTTCTGATTCGTCTCCATCACCGTCAGATTCGGTTCAATCCATCACCCCATCATCGTCAGAGCCATCTTCTCCGACGTCCACTCCTCAATCGGACGACTCTAAATGA
- the LOC111794148 gene encoding formin-like protein 4 isoform X2, translating to MPFLLQLQLWQLHLFLFFLSVSSVCYCQLTPPQNIQTFYPSPFIPQPPSSSTLTRTITTAVAVTAVSTALISTLFFFLIQRYLIRRKQNVEVANSSPGPGPILQPVVARSESSCPDGNLKGYIVDENGFDVIYWKRLERRKSSNSFDWSDGQENVMKNRSKKRKPVQEVPLLRGNASPEDEEPSWITSPSPPQINHHPPPFTGNSVQAVGKPSSSSIHSSIEHSQSLRAVSHDKSSVPTSPPPVPVKTNTRPPPPPPPIPVKTNSRLPPLPPIQVQTNAAPPPPQPPNAGASKGGNFSGVASSVENGQVKFIPLHWDKVNTANADHSMVWDKMNGGSFKFDGDLMEALFGYVATDRKSPRDEASSSANAFGRNSGPSQTFILEQKKSQNIAIIIKSLTIPRNEILDALNEGQGLETDNLEKLTRIALTQKEISQILEYEEDPQKLADAESFLYHLLTSVPTAFTRFNAMLFRLNFSSEILHLKKCLRTLESACKELRTRGLFLKLLEAILKAGNRLNAGTARGNARAFNLTALRKLSDVQSTDGKTTLLHFVVKEVIRTEGKKCVLNRNKSMSRNNSSNSSENSFSSRESSTSKEDAVKEYMKLGLPTVGGLSAEFSNVRKAAAIDYESVAKAASSLTSPTLEIRQLLIQIGNNGGGFTKEMRGFLEAAEDELKVVREEQTRVMELVMKTTEYYQAQSSKDNEANRLQLFIIVKDFLEMVDRVCIEIARELQRRSSAVDVGSSQVRSKTLFPSLPENFMSDKSKGSSSDSDEEF from the exons ATGCCTTTCCTGCTTCAGCTTCAGCTATGGCAGCTtcatctcttcctcttcttcctctctgtttcttctgtTTGTTATTGCCAACTCACTCCCCCTCAAAATATCCAAACTTTCTACCCTTCCCCATTTATTCCTCAACCAC CGTCGTCGTCCACGTTAACGAGGACCATAACGACGGCTGTGGCTGTCACTGCAGTGAGTACGGCTCTGATTTCCacgttgttcttcttcttgatccaGAGATATCTGatcagaagaaaacaaaatgtagAGGTGGCAAATTCGAGTCCGGGTCCGGGACCGATCTTGCAGCCGGTGGTTGCTCGGAGTGAATCTTCGTGTCCTGATGGGAATCTTAAAGGGTATATTGTGGATGAAAATGGATTCGATGTGATTTATTGGAAGAGACTTGAAAGAAGGAAATCCAGTAATAGCTTTGATTGGAGTGATGGACAAGAAAATGTTATGAAAAATCGAAGCAAGAAGAGGAAGCCTGTTCAAGAAGTTCCTCTGCTTCGAGGAAACGCTTCGCCGGAAGATGAAGAACCCAGTTGGATTACATCTCCTTCGCCGCCTCAGATTAACCACCACCCTCCGCCGTTTACTGGGAATTCTGTTCAGGCAGTTGGAAAACCATCAAGTAGTTCAATTCATTCATCAATAGAGCATTCACAATCTCTGAGGGCCGTTTCTCACGACAAAAGCTCTGTTCCAACATCGCCGCCGCCAGTTCCAGTCAAGACCAATACAAGaccaccaccgccaccaccTCCCATCCCAGTCAAGACCAATTCAAGACTGCCCCCACTGCCTCCTATTCAAGTCCAGACCAATGCAGCACCACCACCGCCGCAGCCGCCCAATGCCGGCGCTTCAAAAGGGGGTAATTTCTCTGGCGTGGCTTCATCAGTCGAGAATGGTCAGGTTAAATTCATACCCCTGCATTGGGATAAAGTGAACACCGCAAATGCCGATCATTCTATGGTTTGGGATAAAATGAACGGCGGTTCTTTCAA ATTTGATGGGGATCTTATGGAAGCTCTGTTTGGATATGTCGCAACCGACCGGAAATCCCCCCGGGACGAGGCTAGTTCTTCAGCAAACGCCTTTGGCCGGAACTCAGGGCCGTCGCAAACTTTCATTCTTGAACAGAAAAAATCTCAGAACATAGCCATTATAATCAAGTCCTTGACCATTCCTCGCAACGAAATCCTCGATGCGCTGAACGAAGGTCAAGGCCTCGAAACAGACAATCTTGAAAAACTCACAAGAATTGCTCTGACCCAAAAAGAAATTTCCCAAATTCTTGAGTATGAAGAAGACCCCCAGAAGCTTGCTGATGCTGAATCTTTCCTTTACCATCTTCTCACATCGGTTCCAACAGCCTTTACGCGTTTCAACGCCATGCTTTTCCGATTGAATTTCAGCTCCGAGATTCTCCATCTCAAGAAATGTCTACGAACTCTGGAATCTGCCTGCAAGGAGCTTAGAACTCGAGggttgtttttaaaattgctTGAAGCAATTCTCAAAGCTGGGAATCGGCTGAATGCAGGAACTGCAAGAGGAAATGCGAGAGCTTTCAACCTTACAGCTCTCCGGAAGCTCTCTGATGTTCAAAGCACTGATGGGAAAACCACTTTGCTTCACTTTGTGGTGAAGGAAGTCATCAGAACAGAAGGGAAAAAGTGTGTTTTAAACAGGAACAAGAGCATGAGCCGTAACAACAGCAGCAATAGCAGTGAGAACAGCTTTAGCAGCCGTGAAAGTTCGACTTCGAAGGAGGACGCAGTAAAGGAATATATGAAGTTGGGACTGCCAACGGTGGGAGGTCTAAGCGCTGAGTTCTCTAATGTAAGGAAAGCGGCGGCAATCGACTACGAGAGTGTTGCCAAGGCTGCGTCATCTCTGACTAGCCCAACTCTAGAAATCCGGCAGCTTTTGATTCAAATTGGGAACAATGGAGGTGGGTTTACAAAGGAAATGAGAGGGTTTCTTGAGGCAGCAGAGGATGAGCTGAAGGTGGTGAGAGAAGAACAGACGAGAGTGATGGAGCTAGTGATGAAGACAACAGAGTATTATCAGGCTCAAAGTTCAAAAGATAATGAAGCAAATAGGCTTCAATTATTCATCATAGTGAAAGATTTCCTAGAAATGGTAGATCGGGTATGTATTGAAATTGCCCGAGAACTCCAGAGGAGATCGTCGGCCGTCGATGTGGGTTCGTCACAGGTGAGATCAAAGACTCTCTTCCCTAGCTTGCCGGAAAATTTTATGTCGGACAAGTCCAAAGGCAGTTCTAGTGATTCAGATGAGGAATTCTGA
- the LOC111794148 gene encoding formin-like protein 4 isoform X1 — protein MPFLLQLQLWQLHLFLFFLSVSSVCYCQLTPPQNIQTFYPSPFIPQPPSPLSSLVQLPPSSSLKHRLPSSSSTLTRTITTAVAVTAVSTALISTLFFFLIQRYLIRRKQNVEVANSSPGPGPILQPVVARSESSCPDGNLKGYIVDENGFDVIYWKRLERRKSSNSFDWSDGQENVMKNRSKKRKPVQEVPLLRGNASPEDEEPSWITSPSPPQINHHPPPFTGNSVQAVGKPSSSSIHSSIEHSQSLRAVSHDKSSVPTSPPPVPVKTNTRPPPPPPPIPVKTNSRLPPLPPIQVQTNAAPPPPQPPNAGASKGGNFSGVASSVENGQVKFIPLHWDKVNTANADHSMVWDKMNGGSFKFDGDLMEALFGYVATDRKSPRDEASSSANAFGRNSGPSQTFILEQKKSQNIAIIIKSLTIPRNEILDALNEGQGLETDNLEKLTRIALTQKEISQILEYEEDPQKLADAESFLYHLLTSVPTAFTRFNAMLFRLNFSSEILHLKKCLRTLESACKELRTRGLFLKLLEAILKAGNRLNAGTARGNARAFNLTALRKLSDVQSTDGKTTLLHFVVKEVIRTEGKKCVLNRNKSMSRNNSSNSSENSFSSRESSTSKEDAVKEYMKLGLPTVGGLSAEFSNVRKAAAIDYESVAKAASSLTSPTLEIRQLLIQIGNNGGGFTKEMRGFLEAAEDELKVVREEQTRVMELVMKTTEYYQAQSSKDNEANRLQLFIIVKDFLEMVDRVCIEIARELQRRSSAVDVGSSQVRSKTLFPSLPENFMSDKSKGSSSDSDEEF, from the exons ATGCCTTTCCTGCTTCAGCTTCAGCTATGGCAGCTtcatctcttcctcttcttcctctctgtttcttctgtTTGTTATTGCCAACTCACTCCCCCTCAAAATATCCAAACTTTCTACCCTTCCCCATTTATTCCTCAACCACCGTCGCCATTGTCCTCTCTTGTGCAACTGCCGCCATCGTCCTCACTTAAGCATCGGCTGCCATCGTCGTCGTCCACGTTAACGAGGACCATAACGACGGCTGTGGCTGTCACTGCAGTGAGTACGGCTCTGATTTCCacgttgttcttcttcttgatccaGAGATATCTGatcagaagaaaacaaaatgtagAGGTGGCAAATTCGAGTCCGGGTCCGGGACCGATCTTGCAGCCGGTGGTTGCTCGGAGTGAATCTTCGTGTCCTGATGGGAATCTTAAAGGGTATATTGTGGATGAAAATGGATTCGATGTGATTTATTGGAAGAGACTTGAAAGAAGGAAATCCAGTAATAGCTTTGATTGGAGTGATGGACAAGAAAATGTTATGAAAAATCGAAGCAAGAAGAGGAAGCCTGTTCAAGAAGTTCCTCTGCTTCGAGGAAACGCTTCGCCGGAAGATGAAGAACCCAGTTGGATTACATCTCCTTCGCCGCCTCAGATTAACCACCACCCTCCGCCGTTTACTGGGAATTCTGTTCAGGCAGTTGGAAAACCATCAAGTAGTTCAATTCATTCATCAATAGAGCATTCACAATCTCTGAGGGCCGTTTCTCACGACAAAAGCTCTGTTCCAACATCGCCGCCGCCAGTTCCAGTCAAGACCAATACAAGaccaccaccgccaccaccTCCCATCCCAGTCAAGACCAATTCAAGACTGCCCCCACTGCCTCCTATTCAAGTCCAGACCAATGCAGCACCACCACCGCCGCAGCCGCCCAATGCCGGCGCTTCAAAAGGGGGTAATTTCTCTGGCGTGGCTTCATCAGTCGAGAATGGTCAGGTTAAATTCATACCCCTGCATTGGGATAAAGTGAACACCGCAAATGCCGATCATTCTATGGTTTGGGATAAAATGAACGGCGGTTCTTTCAA ATTTGATGGGGATCTTATGGAAGCTCTGTTTGGATATGTCGCAACCGACCGGAAATCCCCCCGGGACGAGGCTAGTTCTTCAGCAAACGCCTTTGGCCGGAACTCAGGGCCGTCGCAAACTTTCATTCTTGAACAGAAAAAATCTCAGAACATAGCCATTATAATCAAGTCCTTGACCATTCCTCGCAACGAAATCCTCGATGCGCTGAACGAAGGTCAAGGCCTCGAAACAGACAATCTTGAAAAACTCACAAGAATTGCTCTGACCCAAAAAGAAATTTCCCAAATTCTTGAGTATGAAGAAGACCCCCAGAAGCTTGCTGATGCTGAATCTTTCCTTTACCATCTTCTCACATCGGTTCCAACAGCCTTTACGCGTTTCAACGCCATGCTTTTCCGATTGAATTTCAGCTCCGAGATTCTCCATCTCAAGAAATGTCTACGAACTCTGGAATCTGCCTGCAAGGAGCTTAGAACTCGAGggttgtttttaaaattgctTGAAGCAATTCTCAAAGCTGGGAATCGGCTGAATGCAGGAACTGCAAGAGGAAATGCGAGAGCTTTCAACCTTACAGCTCTCCGGAAGCTCTCTGATGTTCAAAGCACTGATGGGAAAACCACTTTGCTTCACTTTGTGGTGAAGGAAGTCATCAGAACAGAAGGGAAAAAGTGTGTTTTAAACAGGAACAAGAGCATGAGCCGTAACAACAGCAGCAATAGCAGTGAGAACAGCTTTAGCAGCCGTGAAAGTTCGACTTCGAAGGAGGACGCAGTAAAGGAATATATGAAGTTGGGACTGCCAACGGTGGGAGGTCTAAGCGCTGAGTTCTCTAATGTAAGGAAAGCGGCGGCAATCGACTACGAGAGTGTTGCCAAGGCTGCGTCATCTCTGACTAGCCCAACTCTAGAAATCCGGCAGCTTTTGATTCAAATTGGGAACAATGGAGGTGGGTTTACAAAGGAAATGAGAGGGTTTCTTGAGGCAGCAGAGGATGAGCTGAAGGTGGTGAGAGAAGAACAGACGAGAGTGATGGAGCTAGTGATGAAGACAACAGAGTATTATCAGGCTCAAAGTTCAAAAGATAATGAAGCAAATAGGCTTCAATTATTCATCATAGTGAAAGATTTCCTAGAAATGGTAGATCGGGTATGTATTGAAATTGCCCGAGAACTCCAGAGGAGATCGTCGGCCGTCGATGTGGGTTCGTCACAGGTGAGATCAAAGACTCTCTTCCCTAGCTTGCCGGAAAATTTTATGTCGGACAAGTCCAAAGGCAGTTCTAGTGATTCAGATGAGGAATTCTGA
- the LOC111794174 gene encoding protein WVD2-like 7: MEESFVVDVLNDEHKVEENASSKPFLEVSVSFGRFENDILSWEKWSTFSPNKYLEEVEKYATPGSVAQKRAYFEAHYKKIADRKKLLEQEREMEGNTTISNELDDGGDVMDLTERVDSESEKSNPQVSAEEVEQDTTLIGEVSSVCQEVVKDDVGSIAESESSSAVEKEEPDSKSYCVDSQISKQEEVVIKEVEMPPNEPQTVKQPPQKLVNKISTVSKVKRQVLKPNRPIESKKTTPVVKERNIASAKKKPVTSTAKTPKISTPKPAKTTPGPSTPAARSSVPRSSINKGTSSSLLRSRNPSSVESKKVAPKSLHMSLSLGTPNSDPSSVTGIRRSFIMEKMGDKDIVKRAFKTFQNSFNQMKSSPQEERSSAPKMLPTKKRETTRIPTSVAAKKENGGMHKASGPIRGTDSRTTRVAPSQKLEGKSTAKVAGRTSLQSRSKVAPSQKVEEKFNAREGVRTNLLSKSKDASKNGLRS; encoded by the exons TTCTCTCCCAATAAATACTTGGAAGAAGTTGAGAAGTATGCAACGCCCGGATCTGTTGCTCAGAAGAGGGCTTACTTTGAAGCCCATTACAAGAAGATAGCTGATAGAAAGAAGTTATTGGAGCAAGAGAGGGAAATGGAAGGCAATACAACAATATCAAATGAACTGGACGATGGAGGAGATGTAATGGACCTGACTGAAAGGGTTGATTCTGAATCTGAGAAGTCGAACCCCCAAGTTTCTGCTGAAGAAGTCGAGCAAGATACGACATTGATTGGTGAGGTCAGTAGTGTTTGTCAAGAAGTGGTGAAGGATGATGTTGGAAGTATTGCAGAATCTGAAAGCTCATCAGCTGTTGAAAAGGAAGAACCGGATAGCAAATCATATTGTGTTGATTCTCAGATTAGCAAACAAGAAGAAGTTGTCATTAAAGAAGTAGAAATGCCTCCAAATGAACCCCAAACCGTCAAGCAACCTCCACAAAAGTTGGTCAATAAAATATCGACAGTGTCTAAAGTCAAACGACAGGTTCTAAAACCAAATCGACCAATCGAATCTAAGAAG ACCACTCCAGTAGTcaaggaacgaaacattgcaAGTGCCAAGAAGAAACCAGTGACATCAACGGCCAAGACACCCAAGATTTCCACCCCCAAACCCGCCAAGACAACACCAGGACCCAGCACACCTGCAGCACGGTCTTCTGTGCCACGGTCCTCTATAAACAAGGGAACTAGTTCATCTCTATTAAGAAGCCGAAATCCATCTTCTGTTGAAAGCAAGAAAGTAGCTCCCAAGTCTTTGCATATGTCCCTAAGTCTGGGAACTCCCAACTCTGATCCATCTTCTGTCACCGGGATTCGAAGATCTTTCATCATGGAGAAAATGGGGGACAAGGACATTGTAAAACGGGCATTTAAGACATTTCAAAACAGTTTCAACCAAATGAAATCGTCTCCTCAGGAGGAGAGGTCGTCTGCTCCTAAGATG CTTCCGAcgaaaaagagagaaacaacAAGAATTCCCACTTCCGTGGCTGCTAAAAAGGAGAATGGAGG GATGCACAAAGCAAGTGGTCCAATAAGAGGTACAGATAGCAGAACTACCAGGGTTGCTCCGTCTCAGAAGTTGGAAGGAAAATCTACTGCAAAAGTGGCTGGGAGAACAAGCCTCCAATCAAGATCTAAGGTTGCCCCATCTCAGAAAGTGGAGGAGAAATTTAATGCCAGAGAGGGAGTGAGAACAAATCTtctatcaaaatcaaag GATGCTTCAAAGAATGGGCTTCGCTCTTAA